CTTATCCTTTATCACACCCCACCCCGCATCACACATTTTCTCATTGCCACTTTTCTTCCTATCCCATCAGGTTATGGAGGCAAACCTTCTGTGTTTCATCCTTTTCACCCTGGTTGGCCTTGTCCTAACGTCCTTCAACGATTATCTCCACAATGGCACCAGCCACTACCACTACTGTGTGCTCGGAGCCGGACCTGCTGGCCTGCAGATGGGGTTCTTCCTCTCCAAGGCAAAACGGGACTACGTCATCCTGGAGAGGAACTCCGGTCCGGGCAGCTTCTTCAACAAGTGGGAAACCTTACGAGAACCCTTAATCCATGAGAACGTGTCATATTCTAAAGCgagtcattgttttttttctctttctctcttttgttttctgtgtttaaagaTATCCCAGGCACAGGAAGCTGATTAGCATTAACAAAATCCACACAGGAAGACACAACGCAGAGTTCAACCTGCGGCACGACTGGAACTCTCTGCTGAGCGATAAGCCGGACCTGCTGTTCAAAAGGGCGAGCGGGGAGTTCTACCCGCCGGCCGACGCCTTCCCTCTCTACCTGTCGGCGTTTGAGAGGGAGTTGGGGTTGAAGGTGAAATACGGCGTGGACGTCGGACGGATCAGGTCGGTGCGGTCAGCCACAGGAAGGAGCTACGTCCTCACCGATCAACACGCAGCAGATTACTCATGCAGGTAACTtataagaaaaagagaaattgaaCTTTCTCAGATGTTGTCACTCTAAAGCCAACATGtaggaaatgtgttttctaaaaaatagtGATGCTGGAACTCAATTCTCTTTTCAAATGCAAATCTTAAAGCTGTTCATTTCTGCTCCAGCATCCTCCTGGTCGCCACGGGCCTGTGGGTTCCTCAGGAGGTAGAGTTTGCCGGGTCGCACCTGGCCGAGGGCTACGAGTCCATCTCCACCAACCCTGACGACTACAAGGACCAGGCCGTGCTGATCCTGGGGAAAGGAAACTCCGCCTTCGAAACCGCCCAGAGCATCTTAGGGAGAGCGAGCCGGGTGCACATGCTCAGCTCCAGCACCGTCCGGCTGGCCTGGCAGACGCATTACGTTGGAGATCTCAGGTAAAGAAAGGTGTAAACACAGGAAAGTAGGGCTGCACCAATAAATCGGGTCAGAGTTAAGGCGGGGGCGATGTGGTACTGTGGTGACAacgataaaagtgacaaaaaggaCTATTTACTATTGTGTTTTTTACACGACTGgtaaaaaacatacttttgctttgtttattctttCCAGGGCTGTTAATAACGAGGTATTAGACACATACCAGTTGAAATCTCTTGACGGTCTGGCAGAGGCTCGCTTGGAGGACATAGTCATCACCAAACAGGAGGAAAGGGGCAGGAAGAGGTCAGGAATAAAGAATCCAGAGACGAGGGACAAGCTCTTTCTAAACTTAAGGCAGTTCAAGCAGAACGGCGACGAGGGGAAAGGATCAGATGATCCCCGGGACGAGCTTCTGGACCACATCGACAACTTCTCCCTGCGCAAACCCTACGACCGGGTGATCCGCTGCCTTGGCTTCAGGTTCAACTTCAGCATTTTCGACAGGTACGGATCAGGAGAACTGGGCTTCCTGGAGTACTTGTCGATTTATTCCTAAAGAGcgtcttttcttcttcttcttcttctgcttcttcacGTCAATCTCCTCAGCTCTGCACGGCCGCCGCCCAGCGAAAACGCGAAAGGGAGACTGCCGGGCGTGACGGCGTGGTACGAGGGGAAGAACACGCCCGGTTTGTTCCTGTTGGGAACCGCCTCTCACTCCAGAGACTACCGATCCTCCGCTGGGGGCTTCGTCCACGGATTCCGTTACACAGGTCAGAAAAAggttcagaaacattttatcacaacaatttgtggtactattgtgataatgacAAAAATCATTAATTGATTGGAGTTTATTGTGACAGCGATAAATCAAAACCTTATCAGGATAAGAAATTTTTTGGAATAAAGGATAAACGATGCGATAAAAGCCCAGTTCGGAA
The DNA window shown above is from Xiphophorus couchianus chromosome 16, X_couchianus-1.0, whole genome shotgun sequence and carries:
- the foxred2 gene encoding FAD-dependent oxidoreductase domain-containing protein 2 isoform X3 is translated as MYQVMEANLLCFILFTLVGLVLTSFNDYLHNGTSHYHYCVLGAGPAGLQMGFFLSKAKRDYVILERNSGPGSFFNKYPRHRKLISINKIHTGRHNAEFNLRHDWNSLLSDKPDLLFKRASGEFYPPADAFPLYLSAFERELGLKVKYGVDVGRIRSVRSATGRSYVLTDQHAADYSCSILLVATGLWVPQEVEFAGSHLAEGYESISTNPDDYKDQAVLILGKGNSAFETAQSILGRASRVHMLSSSTVRLAWQTHYVGDLRAVNNEVLDTYQLKSLDGLAEARLEDIVITKQEERGRKRSGIKNPETRDKLFLNLRQFKQNGDEGKGSDDPRDELLDHIDNFSLRKPYDRVIRCLGFRFNFSIFDSSARPPPSENAKGRLPGVTAWYEGKNTPGLFLLGTASHSRDYRSSAGGFVHGFRYTARAVHRVLEYRHHGNTWPSTRLMTTQLMSWILKRVGEASGPYQMFETLGDVILLRGSHCEYVEEFLLQALPRFSSLSGHDVSSQGLIVLVMQYGKRKIDYLGLGRSQTDWTKAWKSNFLHPVLYYYDLLPTEQDMKTRPHGWPLPRPKAIHHMVEDFLTEWDTPLSHIQPLRRFLEHCVHSDLRAFSTGSSADRMDSLMLPP
- the foxred2 gene encoding FAD-dependent oxidoreductase domain-containing protein 2 isoform X1; the encoded protein is MYQVMEANLLCFILFTLVGLVLTSFNDYLHNGTSHYHYCVLGAGPAGLQMGFFLSKAKRDYVILERNSGPGSFFNKYPRHRKLISINKIHTGRHNAEFNLRHDWNSLLSDKPDLLFKRASGEFYPPADAFPLYLSAFERELGLKVKYGVDVGRIRSVRSATGRSYVLTDQHAADYSCSILLVATGLWVPQEVEFAGSHLAEGYESISTNPDDYKDQAVLILGKGNSAFETAQSILGRASRVHMLSSSTVRLAWQTHYVGDLRAVNNEVLDTYQLKSLDGLAEARLEDIVITKQEERGRKRSGIKNPETRDKLFLNLRQFKQNGDEGKGSDDPRDELLDHIDNFSLRKPYDRVIRCLGFRFNFSIFDSSARPPPSENAKGRLPGVTAWYEGKNTPGLFLLGTASHSRDYRSSAGGFVHGFRYTARAVHRVLEYRHHGNTWPSTRLMTTQLMSWILKRVGEASGPYQMFETLGDVILLRGSHCEYVEEFLLQALPRFSSLSGHDVSSQGLIVLVMQYGKRKIDYLGLGRSQTDWTKAWKSNFLHPVLYYYDLLPTEQDMKTRPHGWPLPRPKAIHHMVEDFLTEWDTPLSHIQPLRRFLEHCVHSDLRAFSTENCFRSALTHRKPPLFCQQGYLTR
- the foxred2 gene encoding FAD-dependent oxidoreductase domain-containing protein 2 isoform X2, translating into MEANLLCFILFTLVGLVLTSFNDYLHNGTSHYHYCVLGAGPAGLQMGFFLSKAKRDYVILERNSGPGSFFNKYPRHRKLISINKIHTGRHNAEFNLRHDWNSLLSDKPDLLFKRASGEFYPPADAFPLYLSAFERELGLKVKYGVDVGRIRSVRSATGRSYVLTDQHAADYSCSILLVATGLWVPQEVEFAGSHLAEGYESISTNPDDYKDQAVLILGKGNSAFETAQSILGRASRVHMLSSSTVRLAWQTHYVGDLRAVNNEVLDTYQLKSLDGLAEARLEDIVITKQEERGRKRSGIKNPETRDKLFLNLRQFKQNGDEGKGSDDPRDELLDHIDNFSLRKPYDRVIRCLGFRFNFSIFDSSARPPPSENAKGRLPGVTAWYEGKNTPGLFLLGTASHSRDYRSSAGGFVHGFRYTARAVHRVLEYRHHGNTWPSTRLMTTQLMSWILKRVGEASGPYQMFETLGDVILLRGSHCEYVEEFLLQALPRFSSLSGHDVSSQGLIVLVMQYGKRKIDYLGLGRSQTDWTKAWKSNFLHPVLYYYDLLPTEQDMKTRPHGWPLPRPKAIHHMVEDFLTEWDTPLSHIQPLRRFLEHCVHSDLRAFSTENCFRSALTHRKPPLFCQQGYLTR